A stretch of Penaeus vannamei isolate JL-2024 chromosome 18, ASM4276789v1, whole genome shotgun sequence DNA encodes these proteins:
- the LOC113810738 gene encoding retinol dehydrogenase 12 — protein MQVAIDYLSESVFWPVTLLVVPPWSFVWSAVLGVVVWVVNRVRYPWCRDPSKMLGKTVIITGANKGIGLETARELVTRGATVVIACRSMVRGNVAKDDILKGLKGNVSGGAVELAYLDVSCMASVRKFATAFQGRKIDVLINNAAVADLPQQLTDEGLELTVATNHLGPFLLTHLLMPGLIKAGGRVINVASTGHHWIKKASELDLEGDMKFEFPRPLRTLEIYVVTKLMNVIFTMELHRKLRGTGVTTNCLHPGVVNTDIFDPMVSHVWYGIFIRLYVWAYAKTKSEGAQTSILVAASEDLKDVSGKYFEDCKESKPSPLSQDEGLAKKLWEISERLVQLQPHERTI, from the exons ATGCAGGTTGCGATTGACTATCTCTCGGAGAGCGTCTTCTGGCCTGTGACGTTGCTTGTGGTTCCCCCCTGGAGTTTCGTGTGGTCCGCGGTGCTCGGGGTCGTGGTGTGGGTCGTTAATCGTGTAAGATATCCTTGGTGCCGAGACCCGTCCAAGATGCTCGGCAAGACGGTCATCATCACCGGCGCAAACAAAG GAATCGGGCTAGAAACAGCTCGAGAGTTGGTGACTCGAGGCGCCACCGTCGTCATCGCCTGCAGGAGCATGGTCAGAGGAAACGTCGCTAAAG ATGATATCCTGAAGGGGCTGAAAGGCAATGTGAGCGGCGGGGCTGTCGAATTGGCGTACCTTGACGTCTCCTGCATGGCCTCCGTCAGGAAGTTCGCCACTGCCTTCCAGGGTCGCAAG ATCGATGTACTTATCAACAACGCTGCAGTTGCTGATTTGCCTCAGCAGCTGACTGATGAGGGTCTCGAACTGACGGTTGCCACAAACCACCTCGGACCCTTCCTTCTGACGCACCTCCTCATGC CGGGTCTCATTAAGGCAGGGGGTCGGGTCATCAACGTCGCCTCCACAGGTCATCACTGGATCAAGAAAGCCTCAGAACTTGACCTCGAAGGAGACATGAAGTTCGAGTTTCCACGTCCTTTGCGCACGCTCGAGATCTACGTCGTCACCAAGCTCATGAACGTTATTTTCACCATGGAACTTCATCGGAAGCTAAGAGGAACTG GGGTGACGACCAACTGCCTTCACCCCGGAGTAGTCAATACAGATATCTTTGACCCTATGGTTTCCCACGTCTGGTATGGCATCTTCATCCGGCTCTACGTGTGGGCATACGCCAAG ACGAAATCCGAAGGCGCCCAGACGAGTATTCTCGTAGCTGCTTCAGAGGACCTCAAAGATGTCTCAGGGAAATACTTCGAGGATTGCAAA gaATCCAAGCCATCGCCGCTCTCCCAGGATGAGGGACTCGCCAAGAAGCTGTGGGAAATAAGCGAACGCCTAGTCCAGCTGCAGCCACACGAACGCACGATTTGA
- the LOC113810737 gene encoding sulfotransferase 1E1 isoform X2 has protein sequence MSKAFPHSLEPLEAATQAEVEKRFLGCRFGLVRVKETGFLMPAHYAKFAEKYYNFRFLEDDVVVMTHPKCGTTWMQEIVWTMRSGLDFDTPLELGVRSPFLEFDSLENPELEPLEEWAEEFRARNPGKDPKEEGLYLFLADSSPSPRTIKTHLPFSLLNPSLLDTSKVVYVARNPKDASVSYFHHQRLVMVSEFLGDFPEFFDYFSKDLVTQGPYWKHVAEGWEKRDHPNVLFLFYEDLKEDIMREMRRLNAFLGTGYTDEQLLKVAEHTKFSNMKSRSTTNPTEAAVKVGRFKAGEGEFVRKGITGGWASYFTTELEEKFEQWVEKWKDVASEIPFKYEINKKA, from the exons ATGAGCAAGGCCTTCCCGCACAGCCTGGAGCCCCTGGAGGCGGCGACGCAGGCGGAGGTCGAGAAGAGGTTCCTCGGATGTCGCTTCGGCCTCGTCAGGGTGAAGGAGACGGGCTTTCTTATGCCTGCGCACTATGCCAAGTTTGCTGAGAAGTATTATAACTTCAG ATTCCTCGAGGACGACGTGGTGGTCATGACCCACCCGAAGTGCGGGACGACGTGGATGCAGGAGATCGTGTGGACCATGAGGAGCGGCCTCGACTTCGACACCCCGCTGGAGCTCGGAGTTCGATCCCCCTTTTTGGA GTTTGACTCGCTTGAAAATCCAGAACTGGAGCCCTTGGAGGAATGGGCGGAAGAGTTCAGGGCGAGGAACCCCGGCAAGGACCCCAAAGAGGAAGGCTTGTACCTCTTTTTGGCAGACAGTTCGCCATCGCCTCGAACCATCAAAACTCACCTGCCCTTTTCGctcctcaatccttccctccttgatACATCCAAG GTGGTGTATGTAGCGAGGAACCCGAAGGACGCGAGTGTCAGTTATTTCCATCATCAGCGGCTTGTCATGGTCTCAGAATTCTTAGGGGATTTTCCCGAATTTTTCGACTACTTTTCTAAAGATCTCG TTACTCAGGGACCCTACTGGAAGCACGTCGCGGAGGGCTGGGAGAAGAGGGACCACCCGAAcgtactcttcctcttctacgaGGACCTGAAAGAGGACATCATGCGGGAGATGCGCCGTCTCAACGCCTTCCTGGGGACGGGGTACACGGACGAGCAGCTCCTGAAGGTCGCCGAACACACCAAGTTCTCCAACATGAAGTCCCGCTCGACGACCAACCCCACGGAGGCGGCTGTGAAGGTCGGCCGGTtcaaggcgggagagggagagttcgTGAGGAAAG GCATAACAGGAGGCTGGGCATCCTACTTCACGACGGAGCTGGAGGAGAAGTTCGAACAGTGGGTCGAGAAGTGGAAGGATGTTGCCAGCGAAATTCCCTTCAAATACGAAATTAATAAGAAAGCCTGA
- the LOC113810737 gene encoding sulfotransferase 1E1 isoform X1: MITRSDVKEWTNQNHRKRRKHLTNYQSASCIVSQSASQPDAMSKAFPHSLEPLEAATQAEVEKRFLGCRFGLVRVKETGFLMPAHYAKFAEKYYNFRFLEDDVVVMTHPKCGTTWMQEIVWTMRSGLDFDTPLELGVRSPFLEFDSLENPELEPLEEWAEEFRARNPGKDPKEEGLYLFLADSSPSPRTIKTHLPFSLLNPSLLDTSKVVYVARNPKDASVSYFHHQRLVMVSEFLGDFPEFFDYFSKDLVTQGPYWKHVAEGWEKRDHPNVLFLFYEDLKEDIMREMRRLNAFLGTGYTDEQLLKVAEHTKFSNMKSRSTTNPTEAAVKVGRFKAGEGEFVRKGITGGWASYFTTELEEKFEQWVEKWKDVASEIPFKYEINKKA; encoded by the exons ATGATCACACGTTCTGACGTCAAAGAATGGACGAACCAAAATCATAGGAAAAGACGAAAACACTTGACAAATTATCAGTCAGCCAGCTGTATAGTATCTCAG AGCGCCAGCCAGCCCGACGCCATGAGCAAGGCCTTCCCGCACAGCCTGGAGCCCCTGGAGGCGGCGACGCAGGCGGAGGTCGAGAAGAGGTTCCTCGGATGTCGCTTCGGCCTCGTCAGGGTGAAGGAGACGGGCTTTCTTATGCCTGCGCACTATGCCAAGTTTGCTGAGAAGTATTATAACTTCAG ATTCCTCGAGGACGACGTGGTGGTCATGACCCACCCGAAGTGCGGGACGACGTGGATGCAGGAGATCGTGTGGACCATGAGGAGCGGCCTCGACTTCGACACCCCGCTGGAGCTCGGAGTTCGATCCCCCTTTTTGGA GTTTGACTCGCTTGAAAATCCAGAACTGGAGCCCTTGGAGGAATGGGCGGAAGAGTTCAGGGCGAGGAACCCCGGCAAGGACCCCAAAGAGGAAGGCTTGTACCTCTTTTTGGCAGACAGTTCGCCATCGCCTCGAACCATCAAAACTCACCTGCCCTTTTCGctcctcaatccttccctccttgatACATCCAAG GTGGTGTATGTAGCGAGGAACCCGAAGGACGCGAGTGTCAGTTATTTCCATCATCAGCGGCTTGTCATGGTCTCAGAATTCTTAGGGGATTTTCCCGAATTTTTCGACTACTTTTCTAAAGATCTCG TTACTCAGGGACCCTACTGGAAGCACGTCGCGGAGGGCTGGGAGAAGAGGGACCACCCGAAcgtactcttcctcttctacgaGGACCTGAAAGAGGACATCATGCGGGAGATGCGCCGTCTCAACGCCTTCCTGGGGACGGGGTACACGGACGAGCAGCTCCTGAAGGTCGCCGAACACACCAAGTTCTCCAACATGAAGTCCCGCTCGACGACCAACCCCACGGAGGCGGCTGTGAAGGTCGGCCGGTtcaaggcgggagagggagagttcgTGAGGAAAG GCATAACAGGAGGCTGGGCATCCTACTTCACGACGGAGCTGGAGGAGAAGTTCGAACAGTGGGTCGAGAAGTGGAAGGATGTTGCCAGCGAAATTCCCTTCAAATACGAAATTAATAAGAAAGCCTGA